A genomic window from Microbaculum marinisediminis includes:
- a CDS encoding branched-chain amino acid ABC transporter permease: MDQYVEVFIGGIAQSAVYCIMAFGLAMVYGTARILNFAHGSLYTTGAYLAWVLTVGVVGLPILVAAPILVIILFFAGVGLERVLIRPFRGGADWKINTMMVTLGLAFLLDNANLLIFGPVPRPLPTFVEGTVTIFGAVISSYRVAVFGIAIAILVALEVFMHTNRFGQAVRAVAQDMQGAKQVGINVNQVFGFTFGLSVVLTGIAGMLLGPIFLVSPQGGWELFLKAFVIVVLGGLGSTRGAVVAAFILGLIEAFVVYEIGASWTMPVWLLTLLIVLMIRPQGLMGVWAK; encoded by the coding sequence ATGGATCAATACGTCGAAGTTTTCATAGGTGGGATCGCGCAGTCGGCCGTCTACTGCATCATGGCGTTCGGTCTGGCGATGGTCTACGGGACCGCGCGCATCCTCAATTTCGCGCATGGCTCGCTCTACACGACCGGCGCGTATCTCGCCTGGGTGCTTACGGTCGGCGTCGTCGGTCTGCCGATACTGGTCGCCGCGCCGATCCTCGTCATCATCCTGTTCTTCGCCGGCGTCGGGCTGGAGCGCGTGCTCATCCGCCCGTTCAGGGGCGGCGCGGACTGGAAGATCAACACGATGATGGTGACGCTTGGCCTCGCGTTCCTGCTGGACAATGCCAATCTGCTGATCTTCGGACCGGTTCCCCGTCCCCTGCCGACCTTCGTCGAGGGAACCGTCACGATCTTCGGCGCGGTGATTTCCTCCTACCGGGTCGCGGTATTCGGCATCGCGATTGCCATCCTCGTCGCCCTGGAAGTGTTCATGCATACTAACCGCTTCGGCCAGGCGGTACGCGCGGTCGCACAGGACATGCAGGGCGCCAAGCAGGTCGGAATCAACGTCAATCAGGTCTTTGGCTTCACATTCGGCCTCTCGGTCGTGCTGACCGGCATCGCCGGCATGCTGCTGGGCCCGATCTTTCTCGTGTCGCCGCAGGGCGGCTGGGAGCTGTTCCTGAAGGCTTTCGTCATCGTCGTCCTCGGTGGCCTCGGCAGCACCCGCGGGGCGGTTGTCGCCGCCTTCATCCTCGGCCTGATCGAGGCCTTCGTCGTCTATGAGATCGGGGCGTCGTGGACGATGCCGGTCTGGCTCCTGACGCTGCTGATCGTGCTGATGATCCGGCCGCAGGGCCTCATGGGCGTCTGGGCCAAGTGA
- a CDS encoding ABC transporter ATP-binding protein produces the protein MLSVRDIDVFYGDFHVLHGVSLEVEKGELVAVIGANGHGKSTLLKAMCGLEPIASGDIVYQGESIRDLDAPQLVARGLVYVAEDRRLFPDMTVRENLLLGAYLDRGRKRRDQTLAHVFELYPRLAERQRQLARTLSGGEAQMLALGRGLMSAPDLIAIDEPSLGLAPNLVDSMLQTVHRLKEDGMTVLLVEQSLALIEDVVDRIYTLEEGVLSESRKTATERS, from the coding sequence TTGCTTAGCGTCCGCGACATCGATGTTTTCTATGGCGATTTCCACGTCTTGCACGGCGTTTCGCTGGAGGTCGAAAAAGGCGAGCTTGTCGCGGTCATCGGTGCGAACGGCCACGGGAAAAGCACGCTCCTGAAGGCAATGTGCGGCCTCGAGCCGATCGCCAGCGGCGACATCGTCTACCAGGGCGAGAGCATTCGCGACCTGGATGCCCCGCAGCTCGTCGCGCGCGGGCTGGTTTATGTCGCCGAGGACCGACGGCTGTTCCCGGACATGACCGTCAGGGAAAACCTCCTGCTCGGAGCCTATCTCGACCGGGGCCGGAAGCGGCGCGACCAAACGTTGGCCCACGTCTTCGAGCTCTACCCCCGGCTCGCCGAACGCCAGCGGCAGCTTGCGCGCACGCTGAGCGGCGGTGAGGCGCAGATGCTGGCGCTTGGCCGCGGCCTCATGTCCGCGCCCGACCTCATCGCCATCGACGAACCCTCGCTCGGACTCGCCCCCAACCTGGTCGACTCCATGCTGCAAACCGTGCACCGGCTCAAGGAAGACGGAATGACCGTCCTGCTGGTCGAGCAGAGCCTTGCGCTGATCGAAGACGTGGTCGATCGGATCTACACGCTGGAAGAAGGCGTCCTCTCGGAAAGCCGCAAGACGGCAACGGAGAGGAGCTGA
- a CDS encoding ABC transporter ATP-binding protein, whose protein sequence is MNKPAPNTATRHDDHLMSLDRVHRTFGALRALDDVSFDIRRGEVLGVAGPNGAGKTTLMNICTGALPITSGQIVFEGHRVDRMPPYRRCQMGIARTFQIPHIFSSMSVRENVALGADFGQGPRAHGDHDTHISNVLEITGLSNQANAPVTAANLITRKRIMLAAALATRPRVIFLDEPMAGLNHDEVESFVELFRDLHNALDLTLVIVEHKIRALAALSQRILILNFGSVLTIDTPEKVLADKAVIDIYLGTQNLA, encoded by the coding sequence GTGAACAAGCCTGCCCCCAACACCGCTACGCGACACGACGATCATCTGATGTCGCTGGATCGCGTCCATCGCACATTCGGCGCGCTCCGGGCGCTCGATGACGTCAGTTTCGACATCCGGCGCGGCGAAGTTCTCGGCGTCGCCGGTCCGAACGGCGCGGGTAAGACGACGCTGATGAACATTTGCACGGGTGCGTTGCCCATCACCAGCGGGCAGATCGTGTTCGAGGGCCATCGCGTCGACCGAATGCCCCCCTATCGCCGCTGCCAGATGGGAATCGCCCGTACGTTCCAGATCCCTCATATCTTTTCGTCGATGAGTGTCCGTGAAAACGTCGCCCTCGGCGCGGATTTCGGGCAGGGCCCGCGCGCGCACGGCGATCACGACACCCACATCTCCAACGTTCTCGAGATCACCGGCCTGTCGAACCAGGCCAATGCCCCGGTGACAGCCGCCAATCTGATCACCCGCAAGCGCATCATGCTGGCCGCCGCTCTTGCGACCCGGCCGCGGGTGATTTTCCTGGACGAGCCGATGGCCGGGCTCAATCACGACGAGGTCGAGAGCTTCGTCGAGCTGTTTCGCGACCTTCACAACGCGCTCGACCTGACCCTGGTCATCGTCGAGCACAAGATTCGCGCGCTGGCCGCACTGTCTCAGCGGATCCTGATCCTCAACTTCGGATCGGTTCTCACGATCGACACGCCGGAAAAAGTGCTCGCCGACAAAGCTGTAATCGACATCTATCTGGGAACGCAGAACCTTGCTTAG
- a CDS encoding ABC transporter substrate-binding protein, which translates to MSLNSWFGTHAKPIGIVASAFAMWATTATAAETIKIGAPIPQTGPFASDGTVMEKAIKLAVDDINANGGLLGRQLEIVHFDIGELTPDKLQAAAVNLIDRNETDLIITGYGGFGPDIPAFCPYDVPFIHVDAFSSVVDLMNNMNCSNIFNISDVEAAYGRVLFDQIMSLGYDFPNKKLAIVHGPYEWEYGLTGAMAEAAEPAGWEVVFNEEVPYESVQWPPILSKIRNLEPSLIHIELIDPSLTSTFIQQYRENPIPGALVSVGYAASIPAFGQVVTSGDADGVLGITLSAHRPGDPAAEAFVADWQKAYGEEPPYSIAAALYDGVNMWAEAVKKVGDPTKHAEINAVLLETPYSGLTGVLDLNERHMIPTSDETQPSFLLQAQDGKLKTIMLGTKHTGDFVVPEFAK; encoded by the coding sequence ATGAGCCTGAATTCCTGGTTCGGCACCCACGCAAAACCCATCGGCATTGTCGCGTCCGCATTTGCGATGTGGGCGACCACGGCGACTGCCGCCGAGACGATCAAGATAGGCGCGCCGATTCCGCAGACCGGCCCCTTCGCCAGCGACGGCACGGTCATGGAAAAGGCGATCAAACTCGCCGTCGACGATATCAACGCGAATGGTGGCTTGCTCGGCCGCCAGCTGGAAATCGTCCATTTCGACATCGGGGAACTGACTCCCGACAAGCTGCAAGCCGCGGCGGTCAACCTGATCGATCGCAACGAAACCGACCTGATCATCACCGGGTACGGCGGCTTCGGTCCGGACATTCCGGCCTTCTGCCCGTATGACGTCCCGTTCATCCACGTCGATGCGTTCTCGAGCGTCGTCGATCTGATGAACAACATGAACTGTTCGAACATCTTCAACATCTCCGACGTTGAAGCGGCGTATGGCCGGGTCCTGTTCGATCAAATCATGTCGCTCGGCTACGACTTCCCGAACAAGAAGCTCGCCATCGTTCATGGCCCCTACGAATGGGAATACGGATTGACCGGGGCGATGGCCGAAGCCGCCGAACCGGCCGGCTGGGAAGTCGTGTTCAACGAGGAAGTGCCCTACGAAAGCGTGCAGTGGCCGCCGATCCTGAGCAAGATCCGGAACCTTGAACCCTCGCTCATCCATATCGAGTTGATCGACCCTTCGCTGACCAGCACGTTCATCCAGCAGTATCGGGAGAACCCGATCCCGGGCGCGCTCGTGAGCGTTGGCTACGCGGCCTCGATCCCCGCTTTCGGTCAAGTCGTGACGAGCGGCGACGCGGACGGCGTGCTCGGCATAACCCTGTCGGCGCACCGTCCGGGCGATCCGGCTGCGGAAGCCTTCGTCGCGGATTGGCAGAAGGCCTATGGCGAAGAGCCGCCCTACAGCATTGCCGCGGCACTCTACGACGGCGTCAACATGTGGGCCGAGGCCGTCAAGAAAGTGGGCGATCCGACAAAGCACGCCGAGATCAACGCGGTGCTCCTGGAAACGCCCTACAGCGGACTGACGGGCGTACTGGATCTGAACGAACGGCACATGATCCCGACGAGCGACGAGACGCAGCCCTCGTTCCTGCTGCAGGCGCAGGACGGCAAGCTGAAGACCATTATGCTCGGCACCAAACACACCGGCGACTTCGTGGTTCCCGAGTTCGCCAAATAG
- a CDS encoding helix-turn-helix transcriptional regulator gives MSFAETTIDLGALTADGRRQSAASDIRSVVDALSVIAEAVGHSDFYSTALKALAGLFGCSHYVAMRYTQFGSPRFLHHNWLTEEEIRHYNEELYRLDPAFGLVRSGKTRPVFSFIQIANENPVSVFFKNLEHMIRVKDELVFLLPAAGGIWAALCVDRVNAAFDESDISFAEMIHPLVDRLHRLHIDRSLLGPRSGYGSDADLAVLVADQDGRVVLSNPAWSKFFEDAAPLDLAEIAGGRDSGVHFLPADEVLYWEPLDATHAVAPHGRIYIIEHHSPGAVGLNLESLIASVQMKYRLTPRECEVVRLVLQGRSVVDISDRLSVSIGTVRNHKQRLYRKLGVSSERELFPLLVGPLFGEP, from the coding sequence ATGAGTTTTGCGGAAACGACGATCGACTTAGGCGCGCTGACCGCGGACGGTCGTCGTCAATCCGCGGCTTCCGATATCAGGTCCGTCGTCGACGCGCTCTCCGTCATCGCCGAGGCCGTCGGCCATTCGGATTTCTATTCCACCGCACTGAAAGCCCTGGCCGGACTGTTCGGGTGTTCGCACTACGTCGCGATGCGTTACACCCAGTTCGGGAGTCCGCGTTTCCTCCACCACAACTGGCTGACCGAGGAAGAGATCCGGCACTACAATGAAGAGCTTTACCGCCTCGACCCCGCCTTCGGCCTTGTGAGAAGCGGCAAGACGCGCCCGGTATTCTCCTTCATCCAGATAGCCAACGAGAACCCGGTGAGCGTGTTCTTCAAGAACCTGGAACACATGATCCGCGTGAAGGACGAGCTCGTGTTCCTGCTGCCGGCCGCGGGCGGCATCTGGGCTGCATTGTGCGTCGATCGCGTCAACGCTGCGTTCGACGAAAGCGATATCTCCTTTGCCGAGATGATCCACCCACTCGTCGACCGATTGCACAGGCTGCATATCGACCGGTCCCTGCTGGGTCCCCGCAGCGGCTACGGAAGCGATGCCGACCTGGCCGTGCTGGTTGCCGATCAGGACGGCCGAGTTGTGCTGAGCAACCCGGCGTGGTCCAAGTTTTTCGAAGATGCAGCCCCCCTCGATCTTGCCGAGATTGCGGGCGGCCGTGACAGCGGCGTCCATTTCCTGCCAGCCGACGAAGTGCTGTACTGGGAGCCGCTGGACGCGACGCATGCGGTTGCGCCCCACGGGCGCATCTACATCATCGAGCACCATTCCCCCGGCGCCGTCGGCTTGAATCTCGAAAGTCTTATCGCCAGCGTCCAGATGAAATACCGCCTCACGCCGCGCGAATGCGAGGTGGTTCGTCTCGTCCTCCAAGGTCGCTCTGTTGTGGACATTTCGGACCGGCTCTCCGTGAGCATCGGAACGGTACGCAACCACAAGCAGCGCCTGTATCGGAAGCTCGGTGTCAGCTCGGAACGTGAGCTGTTCCCGCTGCTTGTCGGCCCGTTGTTCGGGGAGCCGTAG
- a CDS encoding flavodoxin family protein, whose translation MKAFVLSSSPRRDGNSAILAGEIAAGLRETGHEADLVFADDFLKDFLRDCRTCRDSDGNCSIDDGFRSVFLDKFLPADGFIAATPVYWYGPSAQLKAFFDRMFCYYAASYPGSAGVIERMKNKRLGLAISSEETFPMVAAAVLTQFQEYARYSRSTFVGVVHGFGNSRGDVRRDPGDPIGAARRFGRDFFTRAATDYRVDTVRPARMWDFAEVRGD comes from the coding sequence ATGAAAGCGTTCGTCTTGTCGTCGAGCCCCCGACGCGATGGCAATTCCGCCATTCTGGCCGGTGAAATTGCGGCAGGACTGCGTGAGACGGGACACGAGGCCGACCTTGTATTCGCGGACGACTTCCTGAAGGATTTTCTTCGTGATTGCCGGACGTGCCGGGACAGCGACGGCAACTGCTCGATCGACGACGGTTTTCGCTCCGTATTCCTCGATAAGTTCCTGCCTGCGGACGGCTTTATCGCCGCTACACCCGTCTACTGGTACGGCCCGTCAGCGCAGCTGAAGGCGTTTTTCGACCGCATGTTCTGCTACTACGCCGCATCCTATCCCGGCTCCGCCGGCGTGATCGAGCGGATGAAGAACAAGCGGTTGGGATTGGCGATCAGCTCCGAAGAAACGTTTCCGATGGTTGCCGCCGCCGTTCTGACCCAGTTCCAGGAGTACGCGCGGTATTCCCGCTCGACTTTCGTCGGCGTGGTTCACGGCTTTGGCAATTCCCGTGGTGACGTCCGTCGCGACCCGGGCGATCCAATTGGCGCCGCACGGCGGTTCGGACGTGATTTCTTCACCCGCGCCGCCACCGACTACCGTGTCGACACCGTTCGGCCTGCGCGGATGTGGGACTTTGCCGAGGTCCGTGGCGACTAG
- a CDS encoding carbon-nitrogen hydrolase family protein has protein sequence MPALFQSSATPGDKPANIAAIARAAAAAAATGAQIITFPELFLTGYNLGTRLRDLAEPIDGPSVGAISEIARTHAIAIVLGMPERDGDRVFNTALVVDATGAVAGRYRKIHLFGDDEPSIFTPGEGLTVITVGPFKVGLAICYDIEFPELARALARGGADLIAVPTANMLPYTEVPTTAVRARALENGVAVIYANLIGTDGSLTYTGGSAIVGFDGHDRCRAGFGTEALLSCTSESVLPSANPHPLASTQLRDVRPEALFVVD, from the coding sequence ATGCCGGCCCTTTTCCAATCATCCGCAACACCGGGCGACAAGCCCGCCAACATCGCGGCTATCGCGCGAGCGGCGGCAGCCGCGGCGGCTACCGGCGCGCAGATCATCACGTTTCCCGAGCTGTTCCTGACCGGCTATAATCTCGGCACGCGGCTTCGCGACCTGGCGGAACCGATCGATGGCCCGTCCGTGGGTGCCATCTCGGAAATCGCCCGCACCCATGCGATAGCGATCGTGCTAGGGATGCCAGAGCGCGATGGGGACCGCGTCTTCAACACCGCTCTCGTCGTCGATGCCACCGGTGCGGTGGCCGGGCGATACCGGAAAATCCACCTTTTTGGCGACGACGAACCCAGCATATTCACGCCCGGCGAAGGGCTGACCGTCATCACGGTCGGGCCGTTCAAGGTCGGCCTGGCGATCTGCTACGATATCGAGTTCCCGGAGCTTGCGCGCGCGCTCGCGCGTGGCGGTGCGGATCTGATCGCGGTGCCGACCGCGAACATGCTGCCCTATACCGAGGTGCCGACGACGGCCGTCCGCGCCCGCGCCTTGGAGAACGGGGTCGCCGTCATCTACGCCAATCTCATCGGCACCGACGGCTCGCTGACCTATACGGGGGGAAGCGCGATCGTCGGATTCGACGGCCACGATCGCTGCCGCGCCGGCTTCGGAACCGAGGCCCTGCTCAGCTGCACGAGCGAATCCGTGCTGCCATCGGCAAATCCCCATCCCCTCGCCAGCACGCAGCTCCGCGATGTCCGTCCCGAAGCGCTTTTTGTAGTCGACTAG
- a CDS encoding 2Fe-2S iron-sulfur cluster-binding protein has product MRFDFHTLNVRSVDRQTPDAVAITFDLPDTVNGAFDFRPGQYLTLRATVDGEELRRTYSICSRPGEDCLRVGVKVLEGGKFSSWANRTLQAGDRIEVMEPEGRFGVDVGGSHDYLLIAAGSGITPMLSIAASVLSREPQSRVTLVYGNRTTNAIMFLEDLEDLKDTYLDRFNIIHLMSREEQDVDILNGRIDAAKLKDLAERGIIEPASADAVLICGPGDLIENTSQALKDLGVAEDRILFERFTPADGQSPRKAPSAAAKAAAAEGVHVEAILDGRRREFDIAQPGQTVLEAGLAAGIDVPHSCTGGMCCTCRCKIVEGSGEMIVNYSLKPWEIEQGFTLACQTRPTSKKLVLDFDAV; this is encoded by the coding sequence ATGCGCTTCGACTTCCACACGCTGAACGTACGCTCCGTCGACCGGCAGACACCCGACGCCGTGGCGATCACCTTCGACCTGCCCGATACCGTCAATGGGGCCTTCGATTTCCGGCCCGGCCAGTACCTGACGCTGCGCGCCACCGTCGACGGCGAGGAGCTGCGCCGCACCTACTCGATCTGCTCGCGGCCGGGCGAAGACTGTCTCCGGGTCGGGGTCAAGGTCCTCGAAGGCGGCAAGTTCTCGAGCTGGGCCAACCGTACGCTGCAGGCCGGCGATCGCATCGAGGTGATGGAGCCGGAAGGCCGTTTCGGCGTTGATGTCGGCGGATCGCACGACTACCTGCTGATCGCCGCCGGCTCCGGCATAACGCCGATGCTGTCGATCGCGGCGTCGGTGTTGTCGCGCGAGCCGCAAAGCCGCGTCACCCTCGTCTACGGCAACCGTACGACCAACGCGATCATGTTCCTCGAGGATCTGGAAGATCTGAAGGACACCTATCTCGACCGCTTCAACATCATTCATCTGATGAGCCGCGAGGAACAGGATGTCGACATCCTCAACGGCCGCATCGACGCCGCCAAGCTGAAGGACCTCGCCGAGCGCGGCATAATCGAGCCGGCGTCCGCCGACGCCGTGCTGATCTGCGGTCCCGGCGACCTCATCGAGAACACTTCGCAGGCCCTAAAGGATCTCGGCGTGGCCGAAGACAGGATCCTGTTCGAGCGCTTCACCCCGGCCGACGGCCAGTCTCCGCGCAAGGCGCCGTCCGCCGCCGCCAAGGCAGCCGCCGCCGAGGGTGTGCATGTCGAGGCTATTCTCGACGGCCGCCGTCGCGAGTTCGACATCGCCCAGCCGGGCCAGACCGTGCTCGAAGCGGGGCTCGCCGCCGGCATCGACGTCCCCCATTCCTGCACCGGCGGCATGTGCTGCACCTGTCGCTGCAAGATCGTCGAGGGCTCGGGAGAAATGATCGTCAACTACTCGCTGAAGCCCTGGGAAATCGAGCAGGGCTTCACGCTCGCCTGCCAGACCCGGCCGACCTCGAAAAAGCTGGTTCTCGACTTCGACGCGGTGTGA
- the paaD gene encoding 1,2-phenylacetyl-CoA epoxidase subunit PaaD: MSVVSLDQAEAKQRAWDAAATVPDPEVPCVTVADLGILRSVDIVDGVAVAKVSPTYSGCPATQFIEFAIETALREAGFEPRIERVLSPAWTTDWITEEGKEKLREYGIVPPQKSSNSVRSLFGETTVTCPHCGASDTERISEFGSTPCKALYRCKSCTEPFDYFKCI; encoded by the coding sequence ATGAGCGTCGTCTCCCTCGATCAGGCGGAAGCGAAGCAGAGGGCGTGGGACGCCGCGGCCACCGTGCCGGATCCGGAAGTGCCCTGCGTCACGGTTGCCGATCTCGGCATCCTGCGCTCGGTCGACATCGTCGACGGCGTCGCGGTCGCCAAGGTCTCGCCGACCTATTCCGGCTGCCCGGCAACACAGTTCATCGAGTTCGCGATCGAGACGGCACTACGCGAGGCGGGCTTCGAGCCACGCATCGAACGCGTCCTGTCGCCGGCCTGGACCACCGACTGGATTACCGAGGAAGGCAAGGAGAAGCTGCGCGAATACGGCATCGTCCCGCCGCAGAAATCCTCCAACTCGGTACGCTCCCTGTTCGGCGAGACGACCGTCACCTGCCCGCATTGCGGCGCGAGCGACACCGAGCGCATCTCGGAATTTGGCTCGACGCCGTGCAAGGCGCTTTACCGCTGCAAGAGCTGCACCGAACCCTTCGATTATTTCAAATGCATATGA
- the paaC gene encoding 1,2-phenylacetyl-CoA epoxidase subunit PaaC yields the protein MSHPATDTREALLEQLLRLGDDCLVLGHRVSEWCGHSPILEEDMAMPNMALDLIGQARSLYTYAGEIEGKGRGEDDLAYLRGDREYRNLLLAERPNGDFAHTMLRQLYYAAFMEPYWRETAKSTDVTLAGIAGKAVKELAYHIRHSGEWVIRLGDGTEESARRMADAVEELTPYTDEMFQTDAVTDALAEAGICPDPASLRSEWERTIDTIFADANLTRPTIDYPQIGGRTGFHGEEFGHLLSELQYMQRTYPGMTW from the coding sequence ATGTCCCATCCTGCGACGGACACCCGTGAGGCGCTTCTCGAGCAGTTGCTCAGGCTCGGCGACGATTGCCTGGTCCTCGGCCACCGCGTCAGCGAATGGTGCGGCCATTCGCCGATCCTCGAAGAGGACATGGCGATGCCGAACATGGCGCTCGACCTGATCGGCCAGGCCCGCTCGCTCTACACCTATGCCGGCGAGATCGAGGGCAAGGGCCGCGGCGAGGACGACCTCGCCTACCTGCGCGGCGACCGCGAGTACAGGAACCTACTGCTGGCCGAGCGCCCCAATGGCGACTTCGCCCACACCATGCTGCGCCAGCTCTACTACGCGGCGTTTATGGAGCCGTATTGGCGCGAGACGGCGAAGTCTACCGACGTGACGCTGGCCGGCATCGCCGGCAAGGCGGTCAAGGAACTGGCCTATCACATCCGTCATTCCGGCGAATGGGTGATCCGGCTGGGCGACGGCACTGAGGAAAGCGCCCGCCGCATGGCCGACGCGGTCGAGGAGCTGACCCCGTATACCGACGAGATGTTCCAGACCGACGCGGTCACCGACGCGCTCGCCGAGGCCGGCATCTGCCCCGACCCCGCCTCGCTGCGATCCGAGTGGGAGCGGACGATCGACACGATTTTCGCCGACGCCAACCTGACCCGCCCGACGATCGATTATCCGCAGATCGGCGGCCGCACCGGCTTCCACGGCGAAGAATTCGGCCATCTTCTGTCCGAATTGCAGTACATGCAGCGCACCTATCCAGGCATGACCTGGTAG
- the paaB gene encoding 1,2-phenylacetyl-CoA epoxidase subunit PaaB, giving the protein MSNEMPLWEVFIRPRNGLAHRHCGSVHAADEVMALQAARDVYTRRGEGLSIWVVKSDQIVASDPQAKDEFFEPTASKVYRHPTFYEIPEEVGNM; this is encoded by the coding sequence ATGAGCAACGAAATGCCGCTTTGGGAGGTGTTCATCCGCCCCCGCAACGGCCTGGCCCACCGCCACTGCGGGTCGGTCCACGCCGCCGATGAGGTCATGGCGCTGCAAGCCGCCCGCGACGTCTACACCCGCCGTGGCGAAGGCCTGTCGATCTGGGTCGTGAAATCCGACCAGATCGTCGCCTCCGACCCGCAGGCGAAGGACGAGTTCTTCGAGCCGACCGCCTCGAAGGTCTACCGCCACCCGACGTTCTACGAGATCCCCGAGGAAGTGGGGAACATGTGA
- the paaA gene encoding 1,2-phenylacetyl-CoA epoxidase subunit PaaA: MYAQGLIGADGETKESGEFLAAFQKRIDAEEKIEPNDPMPEGYRKTLVRQIGQHAHSEIVGMLPEGNWITRAPTLRRKAALLAKVQDEGGHGLYLYAAAETLGVTREQMTEELLSGKAKYSSIFNYPTPTWADIGTIGWLVDGAAIMNQIALCRCSYGPYARAMIRICKEESFHQRQGYEIVMTLAKGSPEQKELAQDSLNRWWWPSLMMFGPSDRDSVHSEQSMAWKIKRFSNDELRDKFINATVPQAEYLGLKVPDPDLKWNEEKGGYDHGEIDWDEFWRVVKGHGKMNRDRIAARKKAWDDGAWVREAALAHAEKRRNRQDAARHAAE; the protein is encoded by the coding sequence ATGTACGCCCAGGGACTGATCGGCGCAGACGGCGAAACCAAGGAATCCGGAGAATTCCTCGCCGCCTTCCAGAAACGCATCGATGCCGAGGAAAAGATCGAGCCGAACGATCCGATGCCCGAGGGGTATCGCAAGACACTTGTGCGCCAGATCGGCCAGCACGCCCATTCCGAGATCGTCGGCATGCTGCCCGAGGGCAACTGGATCACCCGCGCTCCGACGCTGCGCCGCAAGGCTGCGCTCCTCGCCAAGGTCCAGGACGAAGGCGGGCATGGTCTCTATCTCTATGCCGCCGCGGAGACGCTGGGCGTCACCCGCGAGCAGATGACCGAGGAGCTTCTGAGCGGCAAGGCCAAGTATTCCTCGATCTTCAATTACCCGACTCCGACCTGGGCCGATATCGGCACCATCGGCTGGCTGGTCGACGGCGCAGCGATCATGAACCAGATCGCGTTGTGCCGCTGCTCCTATGGCCCCTATGCCCGGGCGATGATCCGCATCTGCAAGGAAGAGAGCTTCCACCAGCGCCAGGGCTACGAGATCGTCATGACCCTCGCCAAGGGCTCGCCCGAGCAGAAGGAGCTGGCTCAGGATTCGCTGAACCGCTGGTGGTGGCCGTCGCTGATGATGTTCGGCCCCTCCGACCGCGACAGCGTCCATTCCGAGCAGTCGATGGCCTGGAAGATCAAGCGCTTCTCCAATGACGAGCTGCGCGACAAGTTCATCAACGCGACCGTGCCGCAGGCCGAATATCTCGGCCTCAAGGTTCCCGATCCTGACCTCAAGTGGAACGAGGAAAAGGGCGGCTACGACCACGGCGAGATCGACTGGGACGAATTCTGGCGCGTGGTGAAGGGGCACGGGAAGATGAACCGCGACCGCATCGCCGCCCGCAAGAAGGCCTGGGACGACGGCGCCTGGGTGCGCGAGGCAGCCCTCGCCCATGCCGAGAAGCGCCGCAACCGGCAGGACGCCGCACGGCACGCCGCGGAGTAA
- a CDS encoding PaaI family thioesterase codes for MTETGQGFGVAEGQALLGDVFAPWVRALAIEVAALDAQGGAFRLPAGDQIARGGGTGGGVVCGQAVAAAADTCSVVALSGLNGRFRDCTTVDMTVHFMRPMIGDHVDIRVDVLSNGRRMAVTRVEFRGPNGKIGASTTCAFAYLED; via the coding sequence ATGACCGAGACGGGACAGGGGTTCGGCGTCGCGGAAGGGCAGGCGTTGCTGGGGGATGTCTTCGCGCCATGGGTTCGGGCGCTGGCCATCGAGGTGGCGGCGCTCGATGCGCAGGGCGGGGCATTCCGGTTGCCGGCCGGAGATCAGATCGCCCGTGGCGGCGGAACGGGCGGCGGTGTTGTCTGCGGGCAGGCGGTGGCGGCGGCAGCCGATACTTGTTCAGTGGTGGCCCTGTCAGGGCTAAACGGGCGTTTCCGGGACTGCACGACGGTCGACATGACGGTTCATTTCATGCGGCCGATGATCGGCGACCACGTCGACATCCGCGTCGACGTCCTGTCCAACGGCCGGCGCATGGCGGTGACCCGCGTCGAATTCCGCGGGCCGAACGGAAAGATCGGCGCTAGCACCACCTGCGCGTTCGCCTATCTCGAGGACTGA